The Dyella sp. 2HG41-7 genomic interval TCCCAACCGGACGCGGCGCCGGCGCGCAGATCGCGATACACCTGTGAGTGCTGGCGCGGCGAGCGCTGGGCGGTTTCGACATCTTCGGCGTGCGATTCTTCGCGCGGCGTTTCGCGGGTGTCCCAATAACGGTTGAGCAAGGTACCGTCGTCCAATCGTACGCAATGGCAGTACGCATCCCCTGGGCGAAGCTCCTCCGCGCCAGCCATCCAGAAGCTGTGCTCTTTAACGAGTTGCGGCAAATATTCAATCGCCTCGCGAACGCCGTGCTCTTCAAAGAGCTCCACCATCAAGGCGAACATGGGCGGTTGCGAGCGACTCAGGTAGTACGTCCGGTTGCCATTGGGCACGTGTCCGTACGCGTCGATGAGATAGGCGAAATTGTTCGCCATATCGTGTAACAAATCGGTACGCCCACTCTCACGCAAGCCGAGCATGGTGAAATACGAATCCCAGTAATAAAGCTCGCCAAAGCGACCGCCCGGCACGACATAACGATTCGGCAGCGGAAGCAGAGAGCATTGGGCGGGGTGTTGATGCGGGTGGCGCGTCAGTACGTCCCACAAGCTGTCGATATGATCGCGGAGCGACTGGCCCTCCACCGATACGTAATGGTGCTTGTGAATCTTCGGCGCGTCGAAATGCGCGTCGACAAACGCGGCAAGATCGAAATCGGCTTCGCTTCGCTGTTGCCGATACAACGCGAGGATGCGCTCCGGCTCGCCATGCGGTACGCAGTCGACAAAGGTTTTACTGTCGGGAAACACGCGCGCCAGCTGCACGTCGACAAACAATTCCTGATAGCGATCGGCAGGCGTAAGCGTGTCGGCGGATGCTACGCCGGCAAGCTTTGTGTGCGCGCTTGGAAGGGATGGATTGTTCATGGCCGATATCGTGTCGGAACGACGCCCGCACCTCAAAAAAACTAGGCGTCTTGTCTCAACAAGAGAAACTTACGGTGCAAACCGTGGAATATCGGTGAAGTCCAACATGCCTAGACCACCCACGGCACCAGCGCTTTCACGCGGCGCATGTACGCACGATATTGATCGCCAAAGAGCTCGCACAGCCAACGCTCTTCGAGTCGAAGTTTGCGCCAGAAAGCGAACGCGACGAGAGGCACGCCTAGCAGCGCATGCCATTCGCCATTGCCGAGCACGGTGCCGAAAAACGCCAGCAGCAAACCAGTGTAAATCGGGTGGCGCACCCAAGCGTAAGGGCCGCGTACGATCAATTCGTGATTTTGCTTGAGCTGCACGATGCCGCTCCAGTTACGCCCTAACGTGACACGCGCCCAGCATGTAAAAGCTAAGCCGATTACGGTGAGGCCGAAACCCACCCACACAACCCAAGATTGAGCAGGCACGAAACGCTCGATAAGAAACGTGCCATCCATCCAGTTGAATCGGTACAACAGCAGCACCGCAACGACAAGCGGGATCACATGCCGGCCGAGGCGAGAGCCCGATGATTCGACACGCGCGGCCGGTTTCACCCCCAGCGCGCTGACACACCAGTAGATAAACCAAACCGTCCAGACAACTCGGAATCCATCTTCGAATGACACCGGCATCATTGCCTCCAAGAGTGTTCGCGTGATTTATGCCTGTTGCGGCAGTACTGCGCGCATCGGATGAATGTCGAAACGAAAACCGCGCTCGGCCTTGATGACCGGATCTTCGTTAACCAGCGATTCGGGCGCAGCGTCGTCGGGCAATTGCATGACGAGAATGCCGTATACCGCATGCGGATCCATCACCGGACCGAATACGACGACATAGCCCTGATTCATCCGTTCGCGCCAGTAGTCCGCGTGCGACTTCATCAGCGCCGTTTCTTCCGGCGTGATGTCGGCGGGAAATGTATCGCGAGGTCCGTGCAGCTTGCAGAAGAAATAGCGCATGGCGAGCATCCTTACTGCAACGGTGCAGTTCGACCCTTAATCGGCCACATCGGCGATCAGTCGATCCAACTCCGCCTTCAGCATGGCGCCGTTTTGACGCAGCCAATCACGCTGCTCGCGCCAATCGGGAAAGATCGATTCGACATGCGCCCAGAAGCGCGGCGAGTGGTTGCGCACTTTCAGATGGCACAACTCGTGCGCGAGCACATAACGCAGCGCAGCGGTCGGCGCGAGCGCGAGCGAAAGATCGAGATTAATGCGATCCCGGGTATCCAGGCTGCCCCACAGACTCTTCATGGGACGAATGCGCAATGCCGTCGGTGCTAGACCGAGCTGCGGCACATAACCGGCGAGCCAGCGCGACACGTCGCGGCGAATCTGCGTTTCGAAATACGACGCGAGCAATCCGCGCGCGACCGGTAAAGCGCGACTGTGCGGACGCGGAATTTCCAGCGTAAGACCGCTGTCGTGGGCGACGACGCGCGGATACGCACCTTCGGCCCAATCCAGCGTCGCGATTTCGCCGCGCAACGGGAATTCGATGGGCGACCCCAAA includes:
- the treF gene encoding alpha,alpha-trehalase TreF codes for the protein MNNPSLPSAHTKLAGVASADTLTPADRYQELFVDVQLARVFPDSKTFVDCVPHGEPERILALYRQQRSEADFDLAAFVDAHFDAPKIHKHHYVSVEGQSLRDHIDSLWDVLTRHPHQHPAQCSLLPLPNRYVVPGGRFGELYYWDSYFTMLGLRESGRTDLLHDMANNFAYLIDAYGHVPNGNRTYYLSRSQPPMFALMVELFEEHGVREAIEYLPQLVKEHSFWMAGAEELRPGDAYCHCVRLDDGTLLNRYWDTRETPREESHAEDVETAQRSPRQHSQVYRDLRAGAASGWDFSSRWCDNGKLETIRTTAILPVDLNAFVYKLEQQIAELSRADGQRKQAEAFAKRAEARRQAINRLLWDDVVGVYLDYDWQRHASREALNAATCTPLYVGLASQTQAERVAESLRKRLLAKGGLVASEVETGEQWDKPNGWAPLQWLAIHGLRQYALDDLADDIAHRWLHTVSGLYKRESKLVEKYALVGSTGQAVGGGGGEYPLQDGFGWTNGVTRRLLHEKPDHHANRACAASDA
- a CDS encoding isoprenylcysteine carboxylmethyltransferase family protein; translation: MPVSFEDGFRVVWTVWFIYWCVSALGVKPAARVESSGSRLGRHVIPLVVAVLLLYRFNWMDGTFLIERFVPAQSWVVWVGFGLTVIGLAFTCWARVTLGRNWSGIVQLKQNHELIVRGPYAWVRHPIYTGLLLAFFGTVLGNGEWHALLGVPLVAFAFWRKLRLEERWLCELFGDQYRAYMRRVKALVPWVV
- a CDS encoding YciI family protein, translated to MRYFFCKLHGPRDTFPADITPEETALMKSHADYWRERMNQGYVVVFGPVMDPHAVYGILVMQLPDDAAPESLVNEDPVIKAERGFRFDIHPMRAVLPQQA
- a CDS encoding SprT family zinc-dependent metalloprotease, which encodes MAYLDGDWLELATPSGNTIRVLKASHPRARRLRLTVSTKGARITYPQGTHPSQVNAFLRHNADWLERKLDELNLVVEPLPPLRLGSPIEFPLRGEIATLDWAEGAYPRVVAHDSGLTLEIPRPHSRALPVARGLLASYFETQIRRDVSRWLAGYVPQLGLAPTALRIRPMKSLWGSLDTRDRINLDLSLALAPTAALRYVLAHELCHLKVRNHSPRFWAHVESIFPDWREQRDWLRQNGAMLKAELDRLIADVAD